One genomic region from Strix uralensis isolate ZFMK-TIS-50842 chromosome 19, bStrUra1, whole genome shotgun sequence encodes:
- the ST6GALNAC2 gene encoding alpha-N-acetylgalactosaminide alpha-2,6-sialyltransferase 2 yields the protein MGSPHWKRLCLLLVAGLTSSLLLYGHYYATVESTTSQRIIASLLQPEPLVLAPLGTSRRATSRRWALEGGLESGKSFKSSAELEEPKPSRKQPSMCLHSVMARAKADPKFGEIFRFDTPVLMWDQHFTPETWDRLKTRHVPYGWQGLSQAVVGSTLRLLNASANRHLFDRDAFPGGCVRCAVVGNGGILNGSRQGKAIDAHDLVFRLNGAVIKGFEEDVGTKISFYGFTVNTMKNSLIAYEEYGFTQIPQAKDLRYIFIPSDFRDYVMLKSAIQGSPVPEGSDKGDDPQKYFGPEASAEKFKLLHPDFLQYLTARFLRSELLNTQYGSLYMPSTGALMLLTALHTCDQVSAYGFITANYEQFSDHYYEVEKKPLVFYANHDMMLEAALWRSLHRAGIMTLYQR from the exons ATGGGGTCCCCACACTGGAAACGGCTCTGCCTTTTGCTCGTGGCAGGTTTAacatcctccctgctcctctacGGTCACTACTACGCTACGGTGGAGTCGACCACCAGCCAGAGGATCATAGCCAG cctgctgcagccAGAGCCGCTGGTCCTGGCTCCGCTGGGGACATCGCGCCGAGCCACCAGCCGCAGATGGGCCCTTGAAGGCGGCTTGGAGAG TGGGAAGTCCTTCAAGTCTtctgctgagctggaggagcCCAAGCCCAGCAGAAAGCAG ccaagCATGTGCCTCCACTCGGTGATGGCCAGAGCAAAGGCAGACCCCAAGTTTGGGGAGATCTTCCGCTTCGACACCCCTGTGCTGATGTGGGACCAGCACTTCACCCCGGAGACCTGGGACAGGCTGAAGACACGACACGTCCCCTACGGCTGGCAAGGATTGTCCCAGGCAG TGGTGGGCAGCACCCTCCGGCTCCTCAACGCCTCCGCCAACAGGCACCTCTTCGACAGGGATGCCTTCCCCGGGGGCTGTGTCCGCTGCGCCGTGGTGGGCAACGGCGGCATCCTCAACGGCTCGCGGCAGGGCAAGGCGATCGATGCGCATGACCTGGTCTTCAG GCTTAACGGTGCCGTGATCAAAGGCTTCGAGGAAGACGTGGGGACCAAGATCTCTTTCTACGGCTTCACGGTGAACACCATGAAGAACTCCCTCATTGCCTACGAGGAGTATGGCTTCACCCAGATCCCCCAGGCCAAG GACCTGAGGTACATCTTCATCCCCTCGGATTTCCGTGACTACGTCATGCTGAAGTCAGCCATCCAGGGCAGCCCAGTCCCCGAGGGCTCAGACAAGGGGGATGA CCCACAGAAGTATTTTGGACCGGAGGCATCTGCAGAGAAGTTCAAGCTGCTGCACCCAGATTTCTTGCAGTACCTGACAGCGAG GTTCCTGCGGTCGGAGCTGCTGAACACGCAGTACGGCTCGCTCTACATGCCCAGCACCGGCGCCCTCATGCTCCTCACCGCGCTCCACACCTGCGACCAG GTCAGCGCCTACGGGTTCATCACTGCCAACTACGAGCAGTTCTCAGACCACTACTACGAGGTGGAGAAGAAACCGCTGGTGTTTTATGCCAACCACGACATGATGCTGGAGGCGGCGCTGTGGAGGAGCCTGCACCGAGCGGGGATCATGACCCTCTACCAGCGGTGA